A portion of the Chelmon rostratus isolate fCheRos1 chromosome 15, fCheRos1.pri, whole genome shotgun sequence genome contains these proteins:
- the adss1 gene encoding adenylosuccinate synthetase isozyme 1: MSLTWSAKDHKNTNQPAATGQKRSRNDAWNKATVVLGAQWGDEGKGKVVDLLATEADVVCRCQGGNNAGHTVVVDGKEYDFHLLPSGIINPKSTSLIGNGVVIHLPGLFEEGDKNEKKGLKGWEKRLIVSDRAHLVFDFHQVVDGLQETERQAQEGKNIGTTKKGIGPAYSSKASRTGLRVCDLLGDFKDFSMRFKNLVHQYQSMYPSLTVDVEDQLKKLKEYAERLRPMVRDGVYYMYEALHGPPKKILVEGANAALLDIDFGTYPFVTSSNCTVGGACTGLGIPPLNIGDVFGVSKAYTTRVGIGAFPTEQLNAVGELLQTRGHEVGVTTGRKRRCGWLDLVIVRYAHMINGFTAIALTKLDILDVLDEIKVGVAYKLNGKRIPHFPANMDVLQNVEVEYETFPGWKTDTSAARKWSDLPAKAQNYIRFIENHIGVPIKWVGVGKSRECMIQMF; the protein is encoded by the exons ATGTCGCTCACCTGGTCGGCGAAAGACCACAAAAACACGAATCAACCCGCCGCGACCGGACAGAAGCGATCGCGCAACGACGCCTGGAACAAAGCGACGGTGGTGCTCGGCGCGCAATGGGGAGACGAGGGCAAAGGGAAAGTCGTCGATTTGTTGGCGACTGAAGCTGACGTCGTGTGCAGATGTCAG GGGGGCAACAATGCAGGACATACAGTGGTGGTAGACGGCAAGGAGTATGACTTCCACCTTCTCCCCAGTGGAATCATCAACCCCAAAAGCACGTCACTCATTG GAAATGGAGTGGTAATACATCTTCCTGGCTTGTTTGAGGAAGGCGAtaaaaatgagaagaaag GTCTGAAAGGCTGGGAGAAGAGACTAATTGTCTCAGACAGAGCTCACCTTG TGTTTGATTTCCATCAGGTTGTCGATGGCCTTCAGGAGACTGAAAGACAAGCACAAGAAGGAAAGAA CATTGGAACGACCAAGAAGGGTATCGGACCCGCATACTCCAGCAAAGCATCTCGCACtggcctgcgtgtgtgtgacctcCTGGGCGACTTTAAGGACTTCTCCATGAG aTTCAAGAACCTCGTCCACCAGTACCAATCCATGTATCCATCCTTGACAGTTGATGTTGAGGACCAACTGAAAAAACTCAAG GAATACGCTGAGAGATTGCGGCCGATGGTCAGAGATGGGGTCTATTACATGTATGAAGCTCTTCATGGACCTCCAAAGAAAATTCTGGTTGAAGGGGCCAATGCTGCTCTCCTTGACATTGACTTTG GCACATATCCTTttgtgacatcatcaaactgCACTGTGGGTGGGGCGTGCACTGGTCTCGGCATCCCCCCTCTGAATATTGGAGACGTGTTCGGTGTATCAAAGGCCTACACCACCAGAGTGGGAATCGGCGCTTTCCCCACAGAACAACTCAAC GCGGTgggagagctgctgcagacgAGGGGTCATGAGGTGGGTGTGACCACAGGAAGGAAGCGACGTTGCGGCTGGTTGGATCTTGTCATCGTCAGATACGCTCACATGATTAATGGATTCACCGC CATTGCTTTGACAAAACTTGACATTCTGGATGTTCTGGATGAAATTAAAGTTGGAGTCGCCTACAAACTCAATGGAAAAAGAATTCCCCATTTCCCAG CCAACATGGACGTTTTGCAGAACGTGGAGGTTGAGTATGAGACCTTCCCTGGTTGGAAGACGGACACGTCTGCAGCCAGGAAGTGGAGCGACCTCCCAGCCAAGGCACAGAACTACATCCGCTTCATTGAGAACCACATTGGAGTTCCCA tcAAGTGGGTTGGTGTTGGAAAGTCCAGAGAATGCATGATCCAGATGTTCTGA
- the zbtb42 gene encoding zinc finger and BTB domain-containing protein 18.2 isoform X2 produces the protein MEFPDHSRQLLQCLSQQRHQGFLCDCTVLVGEARFKAHRAVLASCSMYFHLFYRDQLDKRDVVHLNSDIVTAPAFSLLLEFMYEGKLEFSTLPVEDVLAAASYLHMYDIVKVCKGKLKDKELSSLDEKMSEDLGLGCLDRENSSDSELHSKQLVRRQPQTQSQGLHRAPPAEEFDMDNSEVRLAVTDCDRSTQSRQKANGHSGRSPDLVGVNYVSAEAEPCVQTAGKTKADVSSSTVSLSQRSRASDDMDCALDLSFKPLSSRDPLHPSYVSGQLALDSQQQGTEPLVKDEHDLLSEQEDSEPMSPESQRFGNSARSSVVTGFAALFPGNNGSTAALLSQEEDLMDEEGEACRGREGTPGREVEERRGRLLGDSEEEEEDDLASSDISTSSGVLLPPGQQVCVCPLCSKVFPSPHVLQLHLSSHFREKDGARSKLSPDGSVPTCMQCNKTFSCMYTLKRHERTHSGEKPYTCGQCGKSFQYSHNLSRHAVVHTREKPHACKWCERRFTQSGDLYRHIRKFHCGLVKTLAIG, from the coding sequence ATGGAGTTCCCAGACCATAGCCGCCAGTTGCTGCAGTGTCTGAGTCAGCAGCGTCACCAAGGTTTCCTCTGTGACTGCACTGTTCTTGTCGGGGAGGCTCGATTCAAAGCGCACAGAGCCGTGCTGGCCTCCTGCAGCATGTACTTCCATCTCTTCTACAGGGACCAGCTGGACAAAAGGGACGTTGTGCATCTCAACAGTGACATTGTGACAGCCCCGGCTTTCAGTCTGCTCCTTGAATTTATGTATGAGGGGAAGTTGGAATTCAGCACTCTCCCGGTGGAGGATGTCCTGGCAGCAGCCAGTTACCTCCACATGTATGATATAGTGAAAGTGTGTAAAGGCAAGCTTAAAGATAAGGAACTCTCCTCTCTGGATGAAAAGATGAGTGAGGATTTGGGACTCGGCTGCCTGGACAGGGAAAACTCCTCAGACAGCGAGCTGCACAGTAAGCAGCTCGTCCGGCGACAGCCCCAGACGCAGTCTCAGGGGCTACACAGGGCCCCCCCGGCAGAAGAGTTTGACATGGACAACAGCGAAGTCAGGCTGGCTGTCACAGATTGTGATAGGTCTACACAGAGCAGGCAGAAGGCAAACGGTCACTCTGGCAGGTCCCCGGACCTTGTAGGTGTCAATTATGTGTCAGCAGAGGCCGAGCCCTGCGtccaaacagctggaaaaacaaaagctgatgTCAGTAGTTCCACCGTATCGCTGTCCCAGAGGTCCCGGGCTTCAGATGACATGGACTGTGCACTGGATTTGTCTTTCAAGCCTCTGTCTAGCAGAGATCCCTTACACCCCTCCTACGTCTCGGGACAGCTGGCCCTCGACAGCCAGCAGCAGGGCACTGAGCCACTTGTTAAAGACGAACACGACTTGCTGTCAGAGCAGGAGGACAGTGAGCCGATGAGCCCTGAGAGCCAGCGCTTTGGGAATAGTGCCAGGAGCTCAGTGGTGACAGGGTTCGCTGCCCTCTTCCCAGGCAACAACGGCTCCACAGCCGCCCTGCTCTCCCAGGAGGAGGACCTGATGGACGAGGAGGGGGAGgcctgcagagggagggagggcacCCCAGGCAGGgaggtagaggagaggagggggaggctgctgggggacagcgaggaggaggaggaggacgactTGGCCTCTTCAGACATCTCCACCTCCAGCGGGGTGCTCCTGCCCCCGGGGCAACAGGTGTGCGTGTGCCCCCTCTGCAGTAAAGTCTTCCCCAGCCCCCACGTGCTGCAACTGCACCTCAGCTCACACTTCCGCGAGAAGGACGGCGCTCGCTCCAAGCTGTCCCCCGACGGCTCGGTCCCCACCTGCATGCAGTGCAACAAGACCTTCTCCTGCATGTATACCCTGAAGCGCCACGAGCGCACACACTCTGGCGAGAAGCCATACACCTGTGGCCAGTGCGGCAAGAGCTTCCAGTACTCCCATAACTTGAGTCGGCACGCTGTCGTCCACACGCGTGAGAAGCCTCACGCTTGTAAGTGGTGTGAACGGCGCTTCACCCAGTCTGGGGACCTCTACCGCCACATCAGGAAGTTTCACTGTGGCCTTGTCAAGACTCTCGCCATTGGATAA
- the siva1 gene encoding apoptosis regulatory protein Siva: MPKRACPFSETFSSQYKIHIGQQELNNYGVFGYKYRQEIHEKTKNLLFNGAKAVMGKMWTGKETCTDMQSTGQAETPACSQTLLRGQTLIGHDGRLTRTNTAQGVAVAPTGCCVCQKNQGSRAPCSQCDRLACSSCTQQCSSCSSLCCSICTIIDYSGRYDEILCCSCST, translated from the exons ATGCCGAAACGAGCTTGTCCGTTTTCGGAAACCTTCTCTTCCCAGTACAAAATACACATCGGACAGCAAGAATTGAATAATTATGGCGTGTTTGGGTACAAATACAGGCAAGAAATCCACG AAAAGACGAAGAACTTACTCTTCAACGGTGCCAAAGCTGTGATGGGCAAAATGTGGACTGGAAAGGAGACGTGCACCGACATGCAGTCCACTGGACAAGCTGAGACACCTGCATGCAGCCAGACACTGCTAAGAGGACAGACATTGATTGGACATGATGGTAGACTGACcagaacaaacactgcacaAG GTGTGGCAGTGGCTCCtacaggctgctgtgtgtgtcagaagaACCAGGGCTCCAGGGCGCCATGCTCCCAATGTGACCGTCTCGCCTGTTCCTCCTGTACCCAACAatgctccagctgctccagcctctgctgctctATCTGCACCATCATAGA TTACAGCGGGCGATATGATGAAATACTGTGCTGCAGTTGCTCGACGTAA
- the zbtb42 gene encoding zinc finger and BTB domain-containing protein 18.2 isoform X1 yields MGYEGRMEFPDHSRQLLQCLSQQRHQGFLCDCTVLVGEARFKAHRAVLASCSMYFHLFYRDQLDKRDVVHLNSDIVTAPAFSLLLEFMYEGKLEFSTLPVEDVLAAASYLHMYDIVKVCKGKLKDKELSSLDEKMSEDLGLGCLDRENSSDSELHSKQLVRRQPQTQSQGLHRAPPAEEFDMDNSEVRLAVTDCDRSTQSRQKANGHSGRSPDLVGVNYVSAEAEPCVQTAGKTKADVSSSTVSLSQRSRASDDMDCALDLSFKPLSSRDPLHPSYVSGQLALDSQQQGTEPLVKDEHDLLSEQEDSEPMSPESQRFGNSARSSVVTGFAALFPGNNGSTAALLSQEEDLMDEEGEACRGREGTPGREVEERRGRLLGDSEEEEEDDLASSDISTSSGVLLPPGQQVCVCPLCSKVFPSPHVLQLHLSSHFREKDGARSKLSPDGSVPTCMQCNKTFSCMYTLKRHERTHSGEKPYTCGQCGKSFQYSHNLSRHAVVHTREKPHACKWCERRFTQSGDLYRHIRKFHCGLVKTLAIG; encoded by the exons ATGG GTTATGAAGGAAGAATGGAGTTCCCAGACCATAGCCGCCAGTTGCTGCAGTGTCTGAGTCAGCAGCGTCACCAAGGTTTCCTCTGTGACTGCACTGTTCTTGTCGGGGAGGCTCGATTCAAAGCGCACAGAGCCGTGCTGGCCTCCTGCAGCATGTACTTCCATCTCTTCTACAGGGACCAGCTGGACAAAAGGGACGTTGTGCATCTCAACAGTGACATTGTGACAGCCCCGGCTTTCAGTCTGCTCCTTGAATTTATGTATGAGGGGAAGTTGGAATTCAGCACTCTCCCGGTGGAGGATGTCCTGGCAGCAGCCAGTTACCTCCACATGTATGATATAGTGAAAGTGTGTAAAGGCAAGCTTAAAGATAAGGAACTCTCCTCTCTGGATGAAAAGATGAGTGAGGATTTGGGACTCGGCTGCCTGGACAGGGAAAACTCCTCAGACAGCGAGCTGCACAGTAAGCAGCTCGTCCGGCGACAGCCCCAGACGCAGTCTCAGGGGCTACACAGGGCCCCCCCGGCAGAAGAGTTTGACATGGACAACAGCGAAGTCAGGCTGGCTGTCACAGATTGTGATAGGTCTACACAGAGCAGGCAGAAGGCAAACGGTCACTCTGGCAGGTCCCCGGACCTTGTAGGTGTCAATTATGTGTCAGCAGAGGCCGAGCCCTGCGtccaaacagctggaaaaacaaaagctgatgTCAGTAGTTCCACCGTATCGCTGTCCCAGAGGTCCCGGGCTTCAGATGACATGGACTGTGCACTGGATTTGTCTTTCAAGCCTCTGTCTAGCAGAGATCCCTTACACCCCTCCTACGTCTCGGGACAGCTGGCCCTCGACAGCCAGCAGCAGGGCACTGAGCCACTTGTTAAAGACGAACACGACTTGCTGTCAGAGCAGGAGGACAGTGAGCCGATGAGCCCTGAGAGCCAGCGCTTTGGGAATAGTGCCAGGAGCTCAGTGGTGACAGGGTTCGCTGCCCTCTTCCCAGGCAACAACGGCTCCACAGCCGCCCTGCTCTCCCAGGAGGAGGACCTGATGGACGAGGAGGGGGAGgcctgcagagggagggagggcacCCCAGGCAGGgaggtagaggagaggagggggaggctgctgggggacagcgaggaggaggaggaggacgactTGGCCTCTTCAGACATCTCCACCTCCAGCGGGGTGCTCCTGCCCCCGGGGCAACAGGTGTGCGTGTGCCCCCTCTGCAGTAAAGTCTTCCCCAGCCCCCACGTGCTGCAACTGCACCTCAGCTCACACTTCCGCGAGAAGGACGGCGCTCGCTCCAAGCTGTCCCCCGACGGCTCGGTCCCCACCTGCATGCAGTGCAACAAGACCTTCTCCTGCATGTATACCCTGAAGCGCCACGAGCGCACACACTCTGGCGAGAAGCCATACACCTGTGGCCAGTGCGGCAAGAGCTTCCAGTACTCCCATAACTTGAGTCGGCACGCTGTCGTCCACACGCGTGAGAAGCCTCACGCTTGTAAGTGGTGTGAACGGCGCTTCACCCAGTCTGGGGACCTCTACCGCCACATCAGGAAGTTTCACTGTGGCCTTGTCAAGACTCTCGCCATTGGATAA